The window TAATATAGACGGTAATGCCAAACGAGGTCCATAGACCCTTGTTCTGTAGGATGTGCACCCATGATGCCGTCGTGAACTCAACAGGAAGCAGGAATACCTGCTTAGAATCGGCTGCAATAGGCGAGCTGAACGATACAGCCAGCAGCTGCACTAGCGGCATTAGCATCGTAGCTGCGGCTGCTGCTAAGATGACATAGTTGAAAATCTGGAATAGCTTTTCTCCATAGGTTATCTTCATTACCACAACCCCTGTTCTGTTTTTCGTGCCAGCCGATTGAATATCCACAGCAGCGTGAAGCCAATTACCGACTGAAATAACCCAATGGCTGTCGTCACACTGTATTGGCCCTGAAGCACCCCCGCTCGATACACGTAGGTCTCAATGATATCGCCTACCGAATACGTCATCGGCGTCAACAGATTATAAATCTGATCAAAGCCAAGCTCCAGGAAGTTGCCAATGTTAAGCAAGAACAGAACCAGAATGGTCGGGAACAAGGTAGGCAGCGTGATGTACAGCGTCTGCTTCCATCGGTTGGCTCCATCCATAACGGCTGCTTCATATAGGTTCGGGTTAATGCCGGTGATTGCGGCCAAATAGATGATCGTTCCCCATCCAACCTCCTTCCAGATACCTGAAAGTACGACGATCGTCCGGAAATACGCTTGCTCCTGCATGAACAGAATAGGTTCATACCCCCACCAGCCACGCACCATATTAACTACGCCCTTGTTAGACAGCAGCTCGAACACGATGCCTCCTACGACTACCCACGACAGAAAGTGCGGAAGGTAGAACATGCTCTGCATTAAACGTTTGGCAAACATCAGCCTCACCTCATTGAACAGCAGCGCGAGAATGATCGGCGCCGGAAAGCCGAATAACAGCTGAAACAAGGCGATAGTCGCTGTGTTTCTCAATACATTGTAAAAATCCTGATACATGAAAATAAACTTGAAATTGTCCAAGCCAACCCATGCACTTCCAAGCATGCCCTTAAATATCTGATAATTCTGAAATGCGATCAAGCTTCCCATCAGCGGTACGTATTTAAAAACAAGATAATATACAATCCCGGGAAGGATCATCAGATACAGCATCCAATGTTTTCGCATATTGGCGAGATATGGATTCTCATAAGCTTTGAGCTTTCCCGCCGATTTCTTGGATCCGGACTCCAATGGAGTATACAATTTTGCCACCGTCACGAACCTCCTTTGCATCATGTACCGTCATCTTACCCGCTTCAACGCAACAAGCTCAATAGTTCATTCCTCCATGCAATAAGCAAAAACGAGATCACGGCTCGTCTGGACGATTCGAGTGTGAGATTGGCTTTAGGTTTGACGAGTGCTGCCCCAACGCAGTACCCCTGATCTTCGCGGTAAGCCGCCTGTTGCCGTAATAGCCCATCGTGGCGGAATAGTTGATTCGGTGGAGTATTGGTTCATCGGTCGTCTTAGGATACAAATAAGCTTTGCCACCGTCGTTCGGTGGCAAAGCTTATTTGTGAAATCTTCCTTATGGACAAGGTAGGATGGTCAAATCCACAATTCGCAGTCGCGTGCCTGTAAAGTGCCATCGCGGCGAAAACAACTCAATGGCTTTGATCAAGCCGATCGTCCCAATCGAGATTAAATCCTCGAGACACGATCAGCCTTGCGGAATATCATCTGATAATCACCCCTCACATCTTCCTCATCAACGCCGATAATTTCGGGCAGTGTTAACTCAACCGTGCCTCAATGTATCGAAGTTAGCTTACTATGCTGCTCCCATCCGCTATCCCCCTTAATCTGCTGCTCGAACTCGAATAGCCATGTAAGGCTTACCCGGCAAATTGACCCTCGTTACCCCTGAATGCAAATCTCGACCGTTGTAATCGTCATATTCCAGGAGCTCTGGATCCTATCCAACAGTGGATTCCCCTCGATTCCTGGTTGTACCGGTACTTGTACGAGCCTCAAAGCATGATTTTTAAAGCAAGGATTCACACCTATTGCTCTTTGGTTGGTGAATTAACCCTTACAGCTATATTATAGTACCTCCCCAATGTCGCTCTGTGCCCAACTTGGATTGGATAAACACGGCCTTCAGAACCCGGTCCTCGGTATCTCGATTGGGTTTATACAAAACGCCTGCCTATTCCCAACGCGGACATCATACATCTGAGCGTGGGACAGCTTCATTTGCTCTACAAAAGCTTCATAAGGACGGTGACACACATCGGTCACACCGATTTGATAATTTTCCCCGTCAAAACGTCCCAGAACCGGTTGGTCAGCGAGCTGAAAATAATGAACGCCGATGAGCTCTGGAATCGCAGCGCCTTGTTCCACAAAATACCGGTACGCCAAGCCCCTCTCCTCTTGCGTGGCGACAGCCTTGATCCCGTATGCCAGCATCCCGACATCTGCTGCACCGAAGTGGAATTCCCCGATCATGACCGGTTTATTCAAATGTTTGCTGATCATTTCAATATGCTCCCGATCCGGTTTCATTTGATAGCAATTGATAGAGAACACATCAAACGCTTCGCATCCCTCCAGCAATTCGCTACTACCAATCCAGGCATATCGCATTCCTAAATTCAGGTGATTAGGATCCGCCTTTTTACAATATTGGGCCGGTATCTCTACATAGCGACGGATTAAAATCCGGTTAAATGCCGAATAATCCTCTCGGCGCATGCCTTCGATATGCCCTGCTTGGACTTTTTGCGGATGCAATAACTCGTCAAATTGTTGAAAATCGGTTCCCCAAGCTTCGTTTAAACACGCTGCTGTTGTATATTTGTTCTCCAGCCATTCCACGAACATCCGCTTACTTTCGA is drawn from Paenibacillus sp. V4I7 and contains these coding sequences:
- a CDS encoding sugar ABC transporter permease, with translation MRKHWMLYLMILPGIVYYLVFKYVPLMGSLIAFQNYQIFKGMLGSAWVGLDNFKFIFMYQDFYNVLRNTATIALFQLLFGFPAPIILALLFNEVRLMFAKRLMQSMFYLPHFLSWVVVGGIVFELLSNKGVVNMVRGWWGYEPILFMQEQAYFRTIVVLSGIWKEVGWGTIIYLAAITGINPNLYEAAVMDGANRWKQTLYITLPTLFPTILVLFLLNIGNFLELGFDQIYNLLTPMTYSVGDIIETYVYRAGVLQGQYSVTTAIGLFQSVIGFTLLWIFNRLARKTEQGLW